One genomic region from Halorussus rarus encodes:
- a CDS encoding PstS family phosphate ABC transporter substrate-binding protein: MTFDTSENGGEVSRRKYLAAVGAAGSLAVSGTAMARQDGGNQGPLRVGGSSTVYPITSQAGSVWNSNPPASDEEYWGPSQWSIDTDVNYADFWASRYGFESGEGASLPFNVTVGLSHSGTGLEKLRNGVLDIGDASATVAQEFPDAGEEELGSFVDHVVGVDAQPLVVSREIYDAGVTELTLRQVQQIYRGEIANWSEIPSYEGEDREIQAVGRAEGSGTDTSFRANVLGGPNAPMEGTDVRRGQNQQVQTLVAQSDNAIAYIALAFVDEQRVPPVALTIEGTTYEYGRNLGAQDYPLNRDLHCYTWQDTSPKEAAFILTMLSDLGQERYVAANNYVKLPTDRQEEQVAKLPEPEQGSPQDYIGGSGQTTASDGQATTTAGAGGNETETDTQTTTSQ; the protein is encoded by the coding sequence ATGACGTTCGACACGTCAGAGAACGGGGGAGAGGTTTCGCGGAGAAAGTACCTCGCGGCTGTGGGGGCGGCCGGGAGTCTCGCGGTAAGTGGCACTGCGATGGCACGACAGGACGGGGGTAATCAGGGTCCCCTGCGGGTCGGGGGCTCCTCGACCGTGTACCCGATCACGAGCCAGGCCGGCTCGGTGTGGAACTCCAACCCGCCGGCCAGCGACGAGGAGTACTGGGGGCCGAGCCAATGGAGCATCGACACCGACGTGAACTACGCCGACTTCTGGGCCAGCCGCTACGGCTTCGAGTCGGGCGAGGGGGCGAGCCTGCCGTTCAACGTCACGGTCGGGCTGAGCCACTCCGGCACCGGGCTGGAGAAGCTCCGGAACGGAGTCCTCGACATCGGCGACGCGAGCGCGACGGTCGCCCAGGAGTTCCCCGACGCCGGCGAGGAGGAACTCGGTAGTTTCGTCGACCACGTCGTGGGGGTCGACGCCCAGCCGCTGGTCGTCAGCAGGGAGATCTACGACGCGGGCGTCACGGAGCTCACGCTCCGGCAGGTCCAGCAGATCTACCGCGGCGAGATCGCGAACTGGTCGGAGATACCCTCCTACGAGGGCGAGGACAGGGAGATCCAGGCCGTTGGACGCGCCGAGGGGTCGGGCACCGACACTTCCTTCCGCGCCAACGTCCTCGGCGGGCCGAACGCGCCGATGGAGGGCACCGACGTCCGACGGGGTCAGAACCAGCAGGTCCAGACGCTGGTCGCGCAGTCCGACAACGCCATCGCGTACATCGCGCTGGCGTTCGTCGACGAGCAGCGGGTCCCGCCGGTCGCGCTCACCATCGAGGGCACCACCTACGAGTACGGCAGGAACCTCGGCGCGCAGGACTACCCGCTCAACCGCGACCTCCACTGCTACACCTGGCAGGACACCTCGCCGAAGGAGGCCGCGTTCATCCTGACGATGCTCTCGGACCTGGGCCAGGAGCGGTACGTCGCCGCGAACAACTACGTGAAGCTGCCGACGGACCGACAGGAGGAGCAGGTCGCCAAGCTGCCCGAGCCCGAGCAGGGCTCCCCGCAGGACTACATCGGCGGGTCGGGTCAGACGACCGCCAGCGACGGTCAGGCGACCACGACCGCGGGCGCGGGCGGCAACGAGACCGAGACCGACACCCAGACGACGACCTCGCAGTAA
- a CDS encoding tRNA uridine(34) 5-carboxymethylaminomethyl modification radical SAM/GNAT enzyme Elp3, translated as MSTETPDATETEAFERVCEELVERILDGEVERDDLESEKLEVCSEHSSPKVPKNSELLDHAPEDRREDLQEVLQRKPVRTASGVSPVAIMTSPHQCPHGKCLYCPGGPGSEFSSSQSYTGHEPAAARGVQNDYDPYGQVTLRLEQLREIGHPVDKVELILMGGTMTARSHDYQEWFVKRALEAMNDYDTGKEPEPAEGESFAEDPENVEFRYLEDVIAENETNDIRNIGTTFETKPDWCDPEQIDRMLDLGGTKVEVGVQTTYERINREMHRGHGVQASIDANRRLRDAAFKVGFHMMPGQPGMSREMCLEDFRRLFEDEKWKPDYLKIYPTLVVRGTATYDWWHRDEYEPLQNEEAAELVAEIKSMIPKYTRLQRVQRDIPADFIDAGVWKSNLRQLARQKMEDHGWTCDCIRCREVGMNDENPETVELDVTTYEAAGGTEHFISYEDPDKDLLIGFCRLRFPGNPVRRELEDAALVRELHVYGPMVEVGDESHDWQHKGYGRKLLRKAEEMAADAGYDKVSVISGIGAREYYREKLGYHQDGPYVSKRL; from the coding sequence ATGAGTACCGAGACGCCGGACGCCACCGAGACCGAGGCGTTCGAGCGGGTCTGCGAGGAGCTCGTCGAGCGCATCCTCGACGGGGAGGTCGAGCGCGACGACCTCGAGAGCGAGAAGCTCGAGGTCTGCTCGGAGCACTCCTCCCCGAAGGTCCCCAAGAACTCGGAACTGCTCGACCACGCCCCCGAGGATCGCCGGGAGGACCTCCAGGAGGTGCTCCAGCGCAAGCCGGTCCGGACCGCCTCGGGCGTCTCGCCGGTCGCCATCATGACCAGCCCCCACCAGTGCCCGCACGGCAAGTGCCTCTACTGTCCGGGCGGGCCGGGCTCCGAGTTCTCCTCTTCGCAGAGCTACACGGGCCACGAGCCCGCCGCCGCCCGCGGCGTCCAGAACGACTACGACCCCTACGGCCAGGTCACGCTCCGCCTCGAACAGCTCCGGGAGATCGGCCACCCCGTCGACAAGGTCGAGCTCATCCTGATGGGCGGGACGATGACCGCCCGGAGCCACGACTACCAGGAGTGGTTCGTCAAGCGCGCGCTGGAGGCGATGAACGACTACGACACCGGGAAGGAGCCCGAACCCGCGGAGGGCGAGAGCTTCGCGGAGGACCCCGAGAACGTGGAGTTCCGCTACCTCGAGGACGTCATCGCCGAGAACGAGACCAACGACATCCGGAACATCGGCACCACCTTCGAGACCAAGCCCGACTGGTGCGATCCCGAGCAGATCGACCGGATGCTCGACCTCGGCGGCACGAAGGTCGAGGTCGGCGTCCAGACCACCTACGAGCGCATCAACCGCGAGATGCACCGCGGCCACGGCGTGCAGGCGTCCATCGACGCGAATCGGCGCCTGCGCGACGCCGCGTTCAAGGTCGGCTTCCACATGATGCCCGGCCAGCCCGGCATGTCCCGGGAGATGTGCCTGGAGGACTTCCGGCGGCTGTTCGAGGACGAGAAGTGGAAGCCCGACTACCTCAAGATCTACCCGACGTTGGTTGTCCGCGGGACCGCGACCTACGACTGGTGGCACCGCGACGAGTACGAACCGCTCCAGAACGAGGAGGCGGCCGAACTCGTCGCCGAGATCAAGTCGATGATCCCGAAGTACACCCGGCTCCAGCGCGTCCAGCGCGACATCCCCGCCGACTTCATCGACGCCGGCGTCTGGAAGTCGAACCTCCGCCAGCTCGCCCGCCAGAAGATGGAGGACCACGGCTGGACCTGCGACTGCATCCGGTGCCGCGAGGTCGGGATGAACGACGAGAACCCCGAAACCGTCGAGCTCGACGTCACGACGTACGAGGCCGCGGGCGGCACCGAGCACTTCATCAGTTACGAGGACCCCGACAAGGACCTCCTGATCGGCTTCTGTCGCCTGCGCTTCCCCGGCAACCCGGTCCGCCGGGAGCTCGAAGACGCCGCGCTGGTCCGCGAGCTCCACGTGTACGGTCCGATGGTCGAAGTGGGAGACGAGAGCCACGACTGGCAGCACAAGGGCTACGGTCGGAAGCTCCTCCGGAAGGCCGAGGAGATGGCGGCAGACGCGGGCTACGACAAGGTCAGCGTCATCTCCGGCATCGGCGCCCGGGAGTACTACCGGGAGAAGCTGGGCTACCACCAGGACGGCCCGTACGTCTCGAAGCGACTGTGA
- a CDS encoding thymidine kinase, which translates to MHKITNSGWVEVITGCMFSGKTEELLRRLRRAEIAGQDVAAFKPSLDDRYGEATVGSHNGRQWDATVVDPEDGVWDIPEALNGEAVVAVDEANFFSEDLVEVCEFLAADDRRVIVSGTDQTFRGEPFEPLPRLVALAEYVDKYQAICAECGEPATRNQRFVDGDPAHVDDPTIVVGAEESYEARCRNCHTLRTD; encoded by the coding sequence GTGCACAAGATAACCAACAGCGGGTGGGTCGAGGTCATCACGGGGTGCATGTTCTCCGGGAAGACCGAGGAACTGCTCCGACGGCTCCGCCGGGCCGAGATCGCGGGCCAGGACGTCGCGGCGTTCAAGCCCTCGCTGGACGACCGCTACGGCGAGGCCACCGTGGGGTCGCACAACGGCCGCCAGTGGGACGCGACGGTCGTCGACCCCGAGGACGGCGTCTGGGACATCCCCGAGGCGCTCAACGGCGAGGCGGTCGTCGCCGTCGACGAGGCCAACTTCTTCTCCGAGGACCTGGTCGAGGTCTGCGAGTTCCTCGCGGCCGACGACCGGCGCGTCATCGTCTCGGGCACCGACCAGACGTTCCGGGGCGAGCCCTTCGAACCACTGCCGCGACTCGTCGCGCTGGCGGAGTACGTCGACAAGTACCAGGCCATCTGCGCGGAGTGCGGCGAGCCCGCGACCCGGAACCAGCGGTTCGTCGACGGCGACCCAGCCCACGTCGACGACCCGACCATCGTCGTGGGCGCCGAGGAGTCCTACGAGGCGCGATGTCGGAACTGTCATACTCTCCGGACCGACTAG
- a CDS encoding NADPH-dependent FMN reductase, producing the protein MPETPHVVAVSGSLRDESVTRAALERALDGAAERGGEPDLLDLRDYDLPAYDPDRDDAEAGDAPQLTRELREADAVVLGTPMYHGSYSSVLKTALDYSGFDEFEHTTVGLLAVSGGAFPITALEHLRSVCRALDAWVLPHQAAVPRSHSAIRDGEFTDEKLEERVLELGREVVDYAFIEPCPPTPESEENIGAE; encoded by the coding sequence ATGCCAGAGACGCCCCACGTGGTCGCGGTCAGCGGGAGCCTCCGGGACGAGAGCGTCACCCGGGCGGCGCTGGAGCGCGCGCTCGACGGGGCCGCCGAGCGGGGCGGCGAGCCCGACCTCCTCGACCTGCGGGACTACGACCTGCCGGCGTACGACCCGGACCGGGACGACGCCGAGGCGGGCGACGCGCCCCAGTTGACCCGAGAGCTCCGGGAGGCCGACGCGGTCGTGCTCGGGACGCCGATGTACCACGGGTCGTACTCGTCGGTGCTGAAGACCGCGCTAGACTACTCGGGGTTCGACGAGTTCGAGCACACGACCGTGGGGCTGCTCGCCGTGTCCGGCGGGGCCTTCCCCATCACGGCGCTCGAACACCTCCGGTCGGTCTGCCGGGCGCTCGACGCGTGGGTGCTTCCCCACCAGGCCGCGGTCCCGCGCTCGCACTCGGCCATCCGGGACGGGGAGTTCACCGACGAGAAGCTCGAGGAGCGCGTGCTGGAGCTCGGCCGCGAGGTGGTCGACTACGCCTTCATCGAGCCCTGTCCGCCGACGCCCGAGAGCGAGGAGAACATCGGCGCCGAGTGA
- a CDS encoding DHH family phosphoesterase: MGSCIICGTPADGAICQSHEQDVLFEFTGNNPNQLTSGRYYRGTVDGFAEFGVFVNIGDRVTGLLHKSELDRRLDSLDWDQGDEVFVEVTGVRDNGNVDLGWSIRQSEREFRGKLVDDPERGAVLPEEFDDGDEGDESDDQQATTDGAGAGTVDRASESASESSAEQESESASAQQSEAGSSSASASDSATGTGSTTDAESAAESEASDADSDPVRVEIQSLSDRVGEDVRIEGEVVGARQTSGPTVFEVRDETATVDCAAFVEAGVRAYPEVETGDHVRLDGEVELRHNELQVETEELEKLTGEDRETVETRLEDALRAEARPDDVELLADHESVAAVHDRIRDAAETVRRAVMESRPVIVRHNATAEGYVAGAAIERAVLPLVRDEHAKSDAEYHFFDRRPLEGGDYDMADATKDVTTMLDNRERHDEKLPLFVVVAAGSTAESADGFELLDIYDAPRVVVDATYPDEGVADLAGVAVNPYLEDADAADLTAGVLGANVAAHVNTDARDDVAHLPAVSYWEDAPEAYVDLAAEADYDEDHVTALREAVALEAYYQSYEDKRELITDLLFEHEKRDLAEHVGEQFREKLQTELDTVEPNLSIRGENDVSFTVLDTEAFTHRFDFPPTALLLDAIHRQKLGAAGAPGDDHVTLGVDEDEIHIRSDGRVNARDVAAAAAEAAPEAGISATGTRDGAVEFLAGERDAALDAVVAAVSEQL, from the coding sequence ATGGGTTCGTGTATCATCTGCGGGACTCCTGCCGACGGCGCCATCTGCCAGAGCCACGAGCAGGACGTCCTCTTCGAGTTCACAGGCAACAATCCGAATCAACTGACGTCGGGACGGTACTACAGGGGAACGGTCGACGGCTTCGCCGAGTTCGGCGTCTTCGTCAACATCGGCGACCGGGTGACCGGGCTGCTCCACAAGAGCGAGCTCGACCGGCGGCTCGACTCGCTCGACTGGGACCAGGGCGACGAGGTGTTCGTCGAGGTCACCGGCGTCCGCGACAACGGCAACGTCGACCTCGGCTGGTCGATCCGCCAGTCCGAGCGCGAGTTCCGCGGCAAGCTGGTCGACGACCCCGAGCGGGGTGCCGTCCTCCCCGAGGAGTTCGACGACGGCGACGAGGGCGACGAGAGCGACGACCAGCAGGCGACCACCGACGGCGCCGGGGCGGGAACGGTCGACCGCGCGAGCGAGTCGGCGTCCGAGTCGTCCGCCGAGCAAGAGTCGGAATCTGCGAGCGCGCAGCAGTCCGAAGCGGGGTCAAGCTCCGCATCCGCATCCGACTCGGCGACCGGAACGGGCTCGACGACCGACGCCGAATCGGCCGCGGAGTCCGAAGCCAGCGACGCCGACTCCGACCCCGTCCGCGTCGAGATCCAGAGTCTGAGCGACCGCGTGGGCGAGGACGTCCGCATCGAGGGCGAGGTCGTCGGCGCGCGCCAGACCAGCGGCCCGACCGTGTTCGAGGTCCGCGACGAGACCGCGACGGTCGACTGCGCCGCGTTCGTCGAGGCCGGCGTCCGGGCCTACCCCGAGGTCGAGACCGGCGATCACGTCCGGCTCGACGGCGAGGTCGAGCTCCGGCACAACGAGCTCCAGGTCGAGACCGAGGAGCTGGAGAAGCTGACCGGTGAGGACCGCGAGACCGTCGAGACCCGACTGGAGGACGCGCTCCGCGCCGAGGCCCGTCCCGACGACGTCGAGCTGCTGGCCGACCACGAGTCTGTCGCCGCGGTCCACGACCGCATCCGGGACGCCGCCGAGACCGTCCGGCGCGCGGTCATGGAGTCCCGGCCGGTCATCGTCCGGCACAACGCCACCGCCGAGGGCTACGTCGCCGGCGCGGCCATCGAGCGCGCGGTCCTGCCGCTGGTCCGCGACGAGCACGCCAAGAGCGACGCCGAGTACCACTTCTTCGACCGCCGGCCGCTCGAGGGCGGTGACTACGACATGGCCGACGCGACCAAGGACGTGACGACGATGCTCGACAACAGGGAGCGCCACGACGAGAAGCTCCCGCTGTTCGTCGTCGTCGCGGCCGGTAGCACCGCCGAGTCCGCCGACGGGTTCGAGCTGCTGGACATCTACGACGCCCCGCGGGTCGTCGTCGACGCGACGTACCCCGACGAGGGCGTGGCCGACCTCGCCGGCGTGGCGGTCAACCCCTACCTCGAAGACGCCGACGCGGCCGACCTGACCGCGGGCGTCCTCGGCGCGAACGTCGCGGCCCACGTCAACACCGACGCCCGCGACGACGTCGCCCACCTCCCGGCGGTCAGCTACTGGGAGGACGCCCCCGAGGCGTACGTCGACCTCGCCGCCGAGGCCGACTACGACGAGGACCACGTCACCGCGCTCCGCGAGGCGGTCGCGCTTGAGGCGTACTACCAGTCCTACGAGGACAAGCGCGAGCTCATCACCGACCTGCTGTTCGAGCACGAGAAGCGCGACCTCGCCGAGCACGTCGGCGAGCAGTTCCGCGAGAAGCTCCAGACCGAACTCGACACCGTCGAGCCGAACCTCTCGATCCGGGGCGAGAACGACGTCTCGTTCACCGTCCTCGACACCGAGGCGTTCACCCACCGGTTCGACTTCCCGCCGACCGCGCTCCTGCTCGACGCCATCCACCGCCAGAAGCTCGGCGCCGCGGGCGCGCCGGGCGACGACCACGTCACCCTCGGCGTCGACGAGGACGAGATCCACATCCGGAGCGACGGCCGGGTCAACGCCCGCGACGTCGCGGCGGCCGCCGCCGAGGCGGCACCGGAGGCGGGCATCTCGGCCACGGGCACCCGCGACGGCGCCGTCGAGTTCCTCGCGGGCGAGCGCGACGCGGCGCTCGACGCCGTGGTCGCGGCGGTCAGCGAGCAGTTGTAG
- a CDS encoding YIP1 family protein: protein MTQWVENPTGGRDRGPVAVARAWFEVLVNPRRFFERGVAPGDQAPGLVFAVAVVVVEEATRFALVPGAAPVYGGMPALSALFALSLAALFVAPAVLHLTAALQTVLLMAVVPDRGGTSETVQALAYATAPCVFAGVPSPTLRVACAVYGAALFVVGLRTVHDTSALRALVAGAIPAVLVFGYAFRGLAALDEMVVVRASEVCFRVVEFGWEFCVALG from the coding sequence GTGACCCAATGGGTCGAGAACCCCACCGGCGGGCGCGACCGCGGACCCGTCGCCGTGGCCCGCGCGTGGTTCGAGGTGCTCGTCAACCCCCGACGCTTCTTCGAGCGCGGCGTCGCGCCGGGCGACCAGGCGCCGGGGCTCGTGTTCGCGGTGGCGGTGGTCGTCGTCGAGGAGGCGACTCGCTTCGCGCTCGTTCCGGGTGCGGCCCCGGTGTACGGCGGCATGCCCGCGCTCTCGGCGCTGTTCGCGCTCTCGCTGGCCGCGCTGTTCGTCGCGCCCGCGGTGCTCCACCTGACCGCGGCGCTCCAGACCGTGCTCCTGATGGCGGTCGTGCCGGACCGCGGGGGCACCAGCGAGACCGTGCAGGCCCTCGCCTACGCCACCGCGCCCTGCGTGTTCGCCGGAGTTCCGTCTCCGACGCTTCGAGTCGCCTGCGCCGTCTACGGCGCGGCGCTGTTCGTCGTCGGCCTCCGGACGGTCCACGACACCTCCGCACTCCGGGCGCTGGTCGCGGGCGCGATCCCCGCGGTGCTGGTGTTCGGCTACGCCTTCAGGGGGCTGGCCGCGCTCGACGAGATGGTCGTCGTCCGGGCGAGCGAGGTGTGCTTCCGGGTGGTCGAATTCGGCTGGGAGTTCTGCGTCGCGCTCGGCTGA
- a CDS encoding NADP-dependent oxidoreductase: MAETNRKYLLAKRPEGTPDRDTFELVEEDAPDPGPGEALVRTLYLSVDPYMRGRMDAGESYAEPWDVGEPLRAGVVGEVVESNGAGFEAGDVVTGNLEWADYATAPGTDLREVDPDLGPVSTALGVLGMPGRTAYFGTCEVAEPKAGDTFVVTGAAGAVGSVAGQIAKRSGARVVGFAGSDEKVEFLEDDLGFDAGINYEETDDYRAALDEAAPDGVDSYFDNVGGPITDAVFSKLNVDARVAVCGQISLYNAEELPTGPRKLGKLIETRARVEGFLVGDFAPRFEQATRRLAEWVAADKIRYRETVTEGLESAPDAFLGLFEGENVGKQLVRVGERGE; encoded by the coding sequence ATGGCCGAGACCAACCGCAAGTACCTGCTGGCGAAGCGACCCGAGGGCACGCCCGACCGCGACACCTTCGAACTGGTCGAGGAGGACGCGCCCGACCCGGGCCCGGGCGAGGCGCTGGTCCGGACGCTCTACCTCTCGGTCGACCCCTACATGCGCGGCCGGATGGACGCCGGCGAGTCGTACGCCGAGCCCTGGGACGTCGGCGAGCCGCTCCGGGCCGGCGTGGTCGGCGAAGTCGTCGAGTCCAACGGCGCCGGCTTCGAGGCGGGCGACGTAGTGACGGGCAATCTGGAGTGGGCCGACTACGCGACCGCGCCGGGGACCGACCTCCGAGAAGTCGACCCCGACCTCGGCCCCGTCTCGACCGCGCTGGGCGTGCTCGGGATGCCGGGCCGCACCGCCTACTTCGGCACGTGCGAGGTCGCCGAACCCAAGGCCGGCGACACGTTCGTCGTCACGGGCGCGGCCGGCGCGGTCGGGTCAGTCGCTGGCCAGATAGCCAAACGCTCGGGCGCCCGGGTTGTCGGCTTCGCCGGCTCGGACGAGAAGGTCGAGTTCCTGGAAGACGACCTCGGCTTCGACGCCGGCATCAACTACGAGGAGACCGACGACTACCGCGCGGCGCTCGACGAGGCCGCGCCCGACGGCGTCGACAGCTACTTCGACAACGTCGGCGGGCCCATCACCGACGCGGTCTTCTCGAAGCTGAACGTCGACGCCCGGGTCGCGGTCTGCGGCCAGATATCGCTGTACAACGCCGAGGAGCTACCCACAGGACCGCGGAAGCTCGGCAAGCTCATCGAGACCCGGGCCCGGGTCGAGGGGTTCCTCGTCGGTGACTTCGCGCCGCGGTTCGAGCAGGCGACCCGGCGGCTCGCCGAGTGGGTCGCGGCCGACAAGATCCGGTACCGCGAGACGGTCACCGAGGGGCTGGAGAGCGCGCCCGACGCCTTCCTCGGCCTGTTCGAGGGCGAGAACGTCGGCAAGCAGCTCGTGCGGGTCGGCGAGCGCGGGGAGTAA
- a CDS encoding phosphoesterase, with translation MDALDTAMELYPYVFHPAVMVGVGALVTIHHEWALQDADRSALWRRFAAFLGAGVLSLVPTLAYVLVTGQGLYQVTKGNAWQVDALVAGGVLFTAATTWLVWRRYDWGALVPGYLQALVVATIPYVALSPFWNFSGHVTMALMPTLYLTLVDRRFWPTLAIPVVMVPNRVYLDAHDWPQSVGAFLIIAALVVGVFWWQTGGEFRAEPGSAAS, from the coding sequence ATGGACGCGCTCGATACGGCGATGGAGCTCTACCCCTACGTCTTCCACCCCGCCGTGATGGTCGGCGTCGGGGCACTCGTCACCATACACCACGAGTGGGCGCTCCAGGACGCCGACCGGTCGGCGCTGTGGCGGCGGTTCGCCGCGTTCCTCGGTGCCGGCGTCCTCTCGCTCGTCCCGACCCTGGCGTACGTCCTCGTCACGGGCCAGGGTCTCTATCAGGTCACCAAGGGCAACGCGTGGCAGGTGGACGCGCTGGTCGCGGGCGGCGTCCTCTTCACCGCCGCGACGACGTGGCTGGTGTGGCGCCGCTACGACTGGGGCGCGCTGGTTCCGGGCTACCTCCAGGCGCTCGTCGTCGCGACGATTCCCTACGTCGCGCTCTCGCCGTTCTGGAACTTCTCGGGCCACGTCACCATGGCGCTGATGCCGACGCTCTACCTGACGCTGGTCGACCGCCGATTCTGGCCGACACTCGCGATTCCGGTCGTGATGGTGCCCAACCGGGTCTACCTGGACGCCCACGACTGGCCGCAGTCGGTCGGCGCGTTCCTGATAATCGCCGCGCTGGTCGTCGGGGTGTTCTGGTGGCAGACGGGCGGGGAGTTCCGCGCGGAGCCGGGGTCGGCGGCGTCGTGA